In the genome of Streptomyces sp. V2I9, one region contains:
- a CDS encoding TrkA family potassium uptake protein yields MRVSIAGAGAVGRSIAAELLENGHEVLLIDKAPTAISVERVPMAEWLLADACEITSLDEAALQRCNVVIAATGDDKVNLVVSLLAKTEYGVPRVVARVNNPKNEWLFNESWGVDVAVSTPRLMSALVEEAVSVGDLVRLLRFSHGDANLVELTLPPESALAGTRVGDVAWPEDTSLVTIIRGTRVLTPSPEETLEAGDELLFVAAQAREEQLEDLLSVRNGPESGSSEG; encoded by the coding sequence ATGCGTGTGTCGATTGCCGGGGCGGGCGCGGTGGGCCGTTCCATCGCCGCCGAGCTGCTGGAGAACGGGCACGAGGTGCTGCTGATCGACAAGGCGCCGACCGCCATCTCGGTGGAGCGGGTCCCGATGGCCGAGTGGCTGCTCGCGGACGCCTGTGAGATCACGTCGCTGGACGAGGCGGCGCTGCAGCGGTGCAACGTGGTGATCGCCGCGACCGGGGACGACAAGGTGAACCTGGTCGTCTCGCTGCTCGCCAAGACCGAGTACGGCGTGCCGCGTGTGGTGGCACGGGTGAACAACCCCAAGAACGAGTGGCTGTTCAACGAGTCGTGGGGCGTGGACGTCGCCGTCTCGACGCCGCGGCTGATGTCGGCCCTGGTCGAGGAGGCGGTGAGCGTCGGCGATCTGGTCCGGCTGCTGCGCTTCAGCCACGGCGACGCCAACCTGGTGGAGCTGACGCTGCCGCCGGAGTCGGCGCTGGCCGGCACCCGCGTCGGTGACGTCGCCTGGCCCGAGGACACCTCGCTGGTGACGATCATCCGGGGTACGCGGGTGCTGACGCCGAGCCCCGAGGAGACGCTGGAGGCCGGGGACGAGCTGCTGTTCGTGGCCGCCCAGGCGCGCGAGGAACAGCTGGAGGACCTGCTGTCGGTCCGGAACGGCCCGGAGTCGGGGTCGTCGGAGGGCTGA
- a CDS encoding TrkA family potassium uptake protein gives MHIVIMGCGRVGAALAQTLEQQGHTVAVIDQDPTAFRRLGSGFGGRRVTGVGFDQDTLREAGIEDAGAFAAVSSGDNSNIIAARVAREMFSIENVAARIYDPRRAEVYQRLGIPTVATVRWTADQMLRRLLPSGAEPLWRDPSGGVQLAEVHTTPSWIGHRISTLQEETGVRVAFLTRLGEAILPTSQTVLQEGDLVHVMMRTDEIAKVEAAFAQGPEEDGH, from the coding sequence GTGCACATCGTCATCATGGGCTGCGGGCGCGTCGGAGCCGCCCTCGCACAGACCCTGGAACAGCAGGGGCACACCGTCGCGGTGATCGACCAGGACCCCACGGCGTTCCGTCGCCTCGGGTCCGGATTCGGCGGCCGCCGGGTCACCGGCGTCGGCTTCGACCAGGACACGCTCCGCGAGGCCGGTATCGAGGACGCCGGGGCGTTCGCCGCGGTCAGCAGCGGTGACAACTCCAACATCATCGCGGCCCGCGTGGCCCGCGAGATGTTCTCCATCGAGAACGTCGCGGCGCGGATCTACGATCCCCGGCGCGCCGAGGTCTACCAGCGCCTCGGCATCCCCACCGTGGCGACGGTGCGCTGGACGGCGGACCAGATGCTGCGGCGGCTGCTGCCCTCGGGCGCGGAGCCCCTGTGGCGTGACCCGAGCGGCGGGGTACAGCTCGCGGAGGTGCACACGACGCCGTCCTGGATCGGACACCGGATCAGCACGCTCCAGGAGGAGACGGGGGTCCGGGTGGCCTTCCTGACCCGGTTGGGCGAGGCCATACTGCCGACCTCGCAGACCGTCCTGCAGGAGGGCGACCTGGTCCACGTGATGATGCGTACGGACGAGATCGCCAAGGTCGAGGCGGCGTTCGCCCAGGGTCCCGAGGAGGACGGTCACTGA
- a CDS encoding DUF3159 domain-containing protein, translating into MTSLDKPTSDTDQPHRTDPQRAGGKHAAQQDAETRTVTEAALFEAFGGVRGMVETVLPGLLFVTIFTINKDLHISAIAALAVSLALVAVRLIRRDTVKHAFSGVFGVAFGVVFAMMTGNAKDFYLPGMLYTLGLAVAYIATAAAGVPLIGLILGPVFKENLSWRTRNPGRKKAYTKASYAWGFILLAKCAILFPLYWWADTTQFGWVLIALKIPPFLLAVYLTWVFLAKAPPPIDVFAEMEAEEQAEKERKAAAAAAVRDPEA; encoded by the coding sequence GTGACGTCTCTCGACAAGCCGACGTCCGACACGGACCAGCCCCACCGCACCGACCCGCAGCGCGCCGGCGGGAAGCACGCCGCCCAGCAGGACGCGGAGACGCGGACCGTCACCGAGGCCGCCCTCTTCGAGGCGTTCGGCGGAGTGCGCGGGATGGTGGAGACGGTCCTCCCCGGACTGCTCTTCGTCACGATCTTCACCATCAACAAGGACCTGCACATCTCGGCCATCGCGGCCCTGGCCGTGTCCCTGGCCCTCGTCGCCGTCCGGCTGATCCGCCGGGACACCGTCAAGCACGCTTTCAGCGGTGTCTTCGGGGTGGCCTTCGGCGTCGTCTTCGCGATGATGACGGGCAACGCCAAGGACTTCTATCTGCCGGGCATGCTCTACACCCTCGGCCTCGCGGTCGCCTACATCGCCACCGCGGCCGCCGGGGTGCCGCTGATCGGCCTGATCCTCGGCCCGGTCTTCAAGGAGAACCTCTCCTGGCGGACCCGCAATCCGGGCCGGAAGAAGGCGTACACCAAGGCCAGTTACGCCTGGGGCTTCATCCTGCTGGCCAAATGCGCGATCCTCTTCCCGCTGTACTGGTGGGCCGACACCACCCAGTTCGGCTGGGTGCTCATCGCGCTGAAGATCCCTCCGTTCCTGCTCGCCGTCTATCTCACCTGGGTCTTCCTTGCGAAGGCGCCGCCGCCCATCGACGTCTTCGCCGAGATGGAGGCCGAGGAACAGGCCGAGAAGGAGCGCAAGGCCGCTGCCGCCGCCGCAGTCCGCGACCCGGAAGCCTGA
- a CDS encoding APC family permease, producing MSKLTDLPKRILIGRALRSDKLGETLLPKRIALPVFASDPLSSVAYAPGEVLLVLSIAGVSAYHFSPWIAVAVVVLMFTVVASYRQNVRAYPSGGGDYEVATTNLGPKAGLTVASALLVDYVLTVAVSISSGVENLGSAVPFVIEHKTLCAIGAIVLLTLMNLRGVKESGKLFAIPTYLFVAGVFLMILWGSFRGVVLGEAMHAPTSALEIKPEHQGLAGFALLFLLLRAFSSGCAALTGVEAISNGVPAFRKPKSRNAATTLALMGLLAVTMFCGIIGLALATDVKMAENPAADLLRDGVPVGADFTQDPVIAQVAEAVFGHGSFLFMVLAAATALVLFLAANTAYNGFPLLGSILAQDRYLPRQLHTRGDRLAFSNGIVLLAGAAILLVWIYGADSTKLIQLYIVGVFVSFTLSQTGMVRHWNRLLTDERDQAKRRHMVRSRAINAFGAFFCGVVLVIVLATKFTHGAWVALLGMVIFYGTMTAIRKHYDRVAAEIAADETPADESARPSRVHAIVLVSKLHRPTLRALAYAQLVRADHLEALSISVDPDETRALREDWERRGINVPLKILDSPYREVTRPVIEYVKGLRRQSPRDVISVYIPEYVVGHWYEHLLHNQSALRLKGRLLFTPGVMVTSVPYQLQSSEAAKKRARRRADWSAPGSVRRGPVERRHKDAHRKDAHRKEQNSGKGRNGKEQNGKG from the coding sequence GTGTCCAAACTGACCGACCTGCCCAAACGGATTCTGATCGGCCGGGCGCTGCGCAGCGACAAGCTCGGGGAGACCCTTCTCCCCAAACGCATCGCGCTCCCCGTCTTCGCGTCCGACCCGCTGTCCTCGGTGGCGTACGCACCAGGAGAAGTCCTCCTCGTGCTGTCCATCGCGGGAGTGTCGGCGTACCACTTCAGCCCGTGGATCGCCGTCGCCGTCGTCGTCCTGATGTTCACGGTCGTCGCCTCCTACCGCCAGAACGTCCGCGCCTACCCGAGCGGTGGCGGCGACTACGAGGTCGCAACCACCAACCTCGGCCCGAAGGCCGGGCTCACCGTCGCCAGCGCCCTGCTCGTCGACTACGTCCTCACGGTCGCCGTGTCGATCTCCTCCGGCGTCGAGAACCTGGGTTCCGCGGTCCCGTTCGTCATCGAGCACAAGACGCTCTGCGCCATCGGCGCCATCGTCCTGCTCACCCTGATGAATCTGCGGGGGGTGAAGGAGTCCGGAAAGCTCTTCGCCATCCCCACCTATCTCTTCGTGGCCGGCGTCTTCCTCATGATCCTGTGGGGCAGCTTCCGGGGGGTGGTCCTCGGGGAGGCGATGCACGCCCCCACCTCCGCGTTGGAGATCAAGCCCGAACACCAGGGGCTGGCCGGTTTCGCCCTTCTCTTCCTCCTCCTGCGGGCCTTCTCCTCCGGCTGCGCCGCCCTCACGGGGGTCGAGGCGATCAGCAACGGGGTACCGGCCTTCCGCAAACCGAAGAGCCGTAACGCCGCGACCACGCTGGCGCTGATGGGCCTGCTCGCCGTCACCATGTTCTGCGGCATCATCGGCCTGGCCCTGGCCACCGACGTCAAGATGGCCGAGAACCCGGCGGCCGACCTGCTCCGCGACGGCGTTCCGGTCGGCGCGGACTTCACCCAGGACCCGGTCATCGCCCAGGTCGCCGAGGCGGTCTTCGGCCACGGCTCGTTCCTCTTCATGGTTCTCGCGGCGGCCACCGCCCTGGTGCTGTTCCTCGCCGCGAACACCGCGTACAACGGCTTCCCGCTGCTCGGCTCGATCCTCGCCCAGGACCGCTACCTGCCGCGCCAGCTGCACACGCGCGGCGACCGCCTCGCCTTCTCCAACGGCATCGTGCTCCTGGCCGGCGCGGCGATCCTGCTCGTCTGGATCTACGGAGCCGACTCCACGAAGCTGATCCAGCTCTACATCGTCGGGGTGTTCGTGTCCTTCACGCTCAGCCAGACCGGCATGGTGCGGCACTGGAACCGACTCCTGACCGACGAACGGGACCAGGCCAAGCGCCGCCACATGGTCCGCTCCCGCGCCATCAACGCCTTCGGCGCGTTCTTCTGCGGTGTGGTCCTGGTGATCGTCCTCGCCACCAAGTTCACCCACGGCGCGTGGGTGGCGCTGCTCGGGATGGTCATCTTCTACGGCACGATGACCGCGATCCGGAAACACTACGACCGGGTCGCCGCCGAGATCGCCGCCGACGAGACCCCCGCGGACGAGAGCGCGCGCCCCTCCCGCGTCCATGCCATCGTCCTCGTCTCCAAGCTCCACCGCCCCACGCTGCGCGCCCTCGCCTACGCCCAGCTGGTCCGCGCCGACCATCTGGAGGCGCTCTCCATCAGCGTCGACCCGGACGAGACGCGGGCGCTGCGGGAGGACTGGGAGCGACGCGGCATCAACGTCCCCCTCAAGATCCTCGACTCGCCCTACCGCGAGGTGACCCGCCCGGTCATCGAGTACGTCAAGGGCCTGCGCCGCCAGAGCCCGCGCGACGTGATCAGCGTCTACATCCCCGAGTACGTGGTCGGCCACTGGTACGAGCACCTGCTGCACAACCAGAGCGCCCTGCGCCTCAAGGGCCGCCTGCTCTTCACTCCGGGCGTCATGGTGACCTCCGTTCCGTACCAGCTCCAGTCCTCCGAGGCGGCGAAGAAGCGGGCCCGCAGGCGTGCGGACTGGAGCGCTCCGGGTTCGGTCCGCCGGGGCCCGGTGGAGCGCCGCCACAAGGACGCGCATCGGAAGGACGCGCACCGCAAGGAGCAGAACAGCGGCAAGGGCCGGAACGGCAAGGAGCAGAACGGCAAGGGGTGA
- a CDS encoding LamG domain-containing protein: protein MVSLPTSIPQNKTVNWYVRSYDGAQYSPWSSAGDPTGCYFVYDTTVPKAPAITSGDYPTSDPEDPDDPWFDGVGRYGSFQIKAADSDVTKYWYGINGDPSSKNVITTAAGAAQAVKVLPSKAGLSFITAQAFDAAGNGSEVRTYQFRVKAGQPERANWKFDDAADATSASGGSGARTAKLYGGATPGASGTTGTAVHFDGTSGYAATDIPTVNTANGFSVSAWVNLDKMPTDAAVVAAQPGNYSPGFELYYSKGYDRWVFNQYTSDTAGASIVRAMAPVAGGVTAGRWTHLVGVYSGGAQELRLYVDGSVAGSTPYTTAWDARRGLQIGAANLLGTPTNYFPGSIDDVRIFDKPVSDAEVTNLHQKKPIGSGRTARAIFPLDEAAGATEVTGHADTQPLALAGNAKLGAAGVSGRALQLDGDGDYARTAAPHVDTERPFTVSAWAKLDRLPSTGATVVAQLGVNRPGLELAYSKTSNQWGFFQYSADVVGATQIRVVQPQGTTARVGEWAHLVGVHDPTAGTLTLYVNGEKAATVAQTKSWYAGKQVQVGALTIDGGNMIQHFPGQIDGIRFLDRVVAAEEVQQLFRQSPILKGRWNFEETGTGTPVTSPDSTVEKRPMNLYGGAQLGAGTVDFNGLQLDGVDSYAATPTMPVDTGASFTVTAWAQAAALPDHSMSVVSAEGATRSAFDVRFQPESGDAVGPGRWELSLPSSDSSTAPVKKAASSEFYDVRDWNHLAVVYDGFAKEARLYVNGVLQEVACGDTDGDGSADDAACQDLIAWADNVLTFKASKSIQVGRASGDTTGEYFAGSIDDVWAFQGALNDVQIGLLAGSLFDVPTEVPSGS from the coding sequence GTGGTCAGCCTGCCCACGTCGATCCCGCAGAACAAGACGGTGAACTGGTACGTACGCAGCTATGACGGGGCGCAGTACTCCCCGTGGTCGTCGGCAGGCGATCCGACGGGCTGTTACTTCGTCTACGACACCACCGTTCCCAAGGCACCCGCTATCACCTCTGGCGACTACCCAACATCGGACCCTGAGGACCCGGACGATCCCTGGTTCGACGGCGTAGGCCGCTACGGCTCGTTCCAGATCAAGGCTGCAGACAGCGATGTCACCAAGTACTGGTACGGAATCAACGGCGATCCTTCGTCGAAGAATGTCATCACCACCGCGGCCGGCGCTGCGCAGGCCGTGAAGGTACTGCCGTCGAAGGCCGGACTGAGCTTCATCACCGCGCAGGCATTTGATGCCGCCGGCAACGGCTCGGAAGTGCGGACCTACCAGTTCAGAGTGAAGGCGGGCCAGCCAGAGAGAGCGAACTGGAAGTTCGACGATGCTGCTGACGCGACCTCTGCTTCTGGAGGCTCTGGGGCGCGGACGGCAAAGCTCTATGGAGGAGCTACCCCCGGTGCCTCAGGCACAACCGGGACAGCGGTTCACTTCGACGGCACGAGCGGCTACGCAGCGACGGACATACCTACGGTGAACACAGCCAACGGCTTCAGCGTCTCGGCATGGGTGAACCTGGACAAGATGCCCACGGACGCTGCAGTGGTGGCTGCACAGCCCGGCAACTATTCCCCGGGGTTCGAGCTTTACTACTCGAAGGGGTATGACCGCTGGGTCTTCAACCAGTACACCTCCGATACGGCAGGTGCCTCTATCGTCCGGGCCATGGCCCCCGTTGCCGGGGGAGTGACAGCCGGACGGTGGACCCACCTGGTTGGCGTCTACTCAGGTGGTGCGCAGGAGCTGCGGCTCTACGTGGATGGTTCAGTGGCTGGCAGTACCCCCTACACCACCGCCTGGGACGCGCGCCGTGGACTCCAGATCGGGGCAGCCAACCTGCTCGGCACCCCGACCAACTACTTCCCCGGAAGCATTGACGACGTCCGGATCTTCGACAAGCCGGTCTCCGACGCGGAGGTCACCAACCTTCATCAGAAGAAGCCGATCGGCAGCGGGCGCACCGCACGGGCGATCTTCCCGCTGGATGAAGCAGCCGGAGCCACCGAAGTGACCGGGCATGCAGACACCCAGCCCCTGGCACTGGCGGGGAACGCCAAGCTGGGCGCTGCCGGAGTGAGCGGCCGGGCACTGCAGCTGGACGGCGACGGAGACTACGCGCGCACGGCAGCCCCTCACGTGGACACCGAACGCCCCTTCACAGTCTCGGCCTGGGCGAAGCTGGACCGACTCCCCAGCACAGGCGCCACAGTCGTCGCGCAGCTCGGGGTGAACAGGCCGGGCCTCGAGCTGGCCTACTCCAAGACCAGCAATCAGTGGGGATTCTTCCAATACTCCGCGGACGTGGTGGGCGCAACCCAGATCAGAGTTGTGCAGCCCCAGGGAACAACTGCACGCGTAGGCGAATGGGCGCACCTCGTCGGCGTACATGATCCAACTGCCGGCACCCTGACCCTCTACGTGAATGGCGAGAAGGCGGCGACGGTCGCCCAAACCAAATCGTGGTACGCGGGCAAGCAGGTCCAGGTCGGCGCTCTGACCATCGACGGCGGCAACATGATCCAGCACTTCCCCGGGCAGATCGACGGCATCCGGTTCCTGGACCGAGTGGTCGCTGCCGAAGAAGTACAGCAGCTGTTCCGGCAGAGCCCCATCCTCAAGGGCCGTTGGAACTTCGAGGAGACGGGCACGGGAACTCCGGTCACGTCTCCGGACTCCACTGTCGAGAAACGCCCCATGAACCTGTACGGGGGCGCCCAGCTCGGAGCCGGCACGGTCGACTTCAACGGTCTGCAACTGGACGGCGTCGACTCCTACGCGGCAACCCCGACCATGCCCGTCGACACGGGAGCCAGTTTCACCGTCACGGCCTGGGCTCAGGCAGCGGCTCTGCCCGACCACAGCATGTCCGTTGTGAGCGCCGAAGGTGCCACTCGCAGTGCGTTCGATGTGCGCTTCCAGCCCGAATCTGGCGATGCTGTCGGTCCGGGGAGATGGGAGCTCAGCCTTCCAAGTAGTGACAGCTCCACGGCACCGGTCAAGAAGGCGGCCAGCTCTGAGTTCTACGACGTCCGGGACTGGAATCATCTCGCGGTGGTATACGACGGCTTTGCCAAGGAAGCCCGGCTGTACGTCAACGGTGTCCTCCAAGAAGTGGCCTGTGGAGACACCGACGGGGATGGCAGCGCTGATGATGCAGCCTGCCAGGACCTCATCGCGTGGGCAGACAACGTGCTGACGTTCAAGGCGTCTAAATCAATCCAGGTCGGGCGCGCCTCGGGAGACACGACTGGGGAGTACTTCGCCGGCTCGATCGACGATGTATGGGCCTTCCAAGGCGCACTGAACGACGTCCAAATCGGCCTACTGGCCGGATCTCTGTTCGATGTCCCAACAGAGGTCCCTAGCGGCAGCTGA
- a CDS encoding OB-fold nucleic acid binding domain-containing protein, protein MSAVPRSEKAGKSGKAARPSGRFRRMLDRLSSSQEDLESEELREDAQATGCTRISECSDRQIVKVAGTLRTVTLRPRAGVPALEAELFDGTEPLDVVWLGRRSIVGIEPGRRIIASGRVAMSHGRRVLFNPTYELRPLGKE, encoded by the coding sequence ATGAGTGCTGTTCCCCGATCCGAGAAAGCCGGGAAGTCCGGGAAGGCGGCGAGACCTTCCGGCCGCTTCCGCCGTATGCTCGACCGGCTCTCCAGCTCCCAGGAGGACCTGGAGTCCGAGGAACTGCGGGAGGACGCGCAGGCCACCGGATGCACCCGGATCTCCGAGTGCTCCGACCGCCAGATCGTGAAGGTGGCTGGTACGTTGCGGACGGTCACCCTCCGTCCCCGTGCTGGAGTGCCCGCCCTGGAGGCGGAGCTCTTCGACGGCACCGAGCCGCTGGACGTCGTCTGGCTCGGCCGCCGCTCCATCGTCGGGATAGAACCCGGCCGCAGGATCATCGCCTCGGGGCGGGTCGCCATGAGCCACGGCCGCCGGGTGCTGTTCAACCCCACATACGAACTCCGACCGCTCGGCAAGGAGTAG
- a CDS encoding class I SAM-dependent RNA methyltransferase: protein MQNEPTSSLVGEEYEVEVGPVAHGGHCIARTAENQVLFVRHTLPGEKIIAKVTEGDTDSRFLRADAVRILEPSKDRVEAPCPYAGPGKCGGCDWQHAKPGAQRRLKGEVIAEQLQRLAGLTPEEARWDGTVMPAEGDKLPAGEVPAWRTRVQYAVDADGKVGLRKHRSHDVEPVDRCLIAAPGVSELGVEKREWPQIAAVEAITATGSNDRQVILTPKPGGRLPLVELDKPVSVLRVDEKDGGVHRVHGRAFVRERADDRTYRVGSGGFWQVHPQAANTLVRAVMQGLLPRKNDTALDLYCGVGLFAGAIGQRIGEKGAVLGIESGKRAVEDARHNLKDLDRVRIEHGKVDQVLPRTGITECDLIVLDPPRAGAGKQVVQHLSTLGARRIAYVACDPAALARDLAYFRDGGYKVRTLRAFDLFPMTSHVECVAILEPVAKGA from the coding sequence ATGCAGAACGAACCCACGTCGTCGCTGGTCGGGGAGGAGTACGAGGTCGAGGTCGGGCCGGTGGCGCACGGTGGCCACTGCATCGCCCGCACCGCGGAGAACCAGGTCCTCTTCGTGCGCCACACGCTCCCCGGCGAGAAGATCATCGCCAAGGTCACCGAGGGCGACACGGACTCCCGCTTCCTGCGGGCCGACGCGGTACGGATCCTCGAACCGTCCAAGGACCGGGTCGAGGCGCCCTGCCCGTACGCCGGTCCCGGCAAGTGCGGCGGCTGCGACTGGCAGCATGCCAAGCCCGGTGCGCAGCGCCGCCTGAAGGGCGAGGTGATCGCCGAGCAGCTGCAGCGGCTGGCGGGGCTGACCCCCGAGGAGGCCAGGTGGGACGGCACGGTCATGCCGGCGGAGGGCGACAAGCTGCCCGCGGGCGAGGTGCCGGCCTGGCGCACCCGGGTCCAGTACGCGGTCGACGCGGACGGCAAGGTGGGCCTGCGCAAGCACCGCTCGCACGACGTCGAGCCGGTCGACCGCTGCCTGATCGCGGCACCCGGAGTCTCCGAGCTGGGCGTCGAGAAGCGCGAGTGGCCGCAGATCGCCGCGGTGGAGGCCATCACCGCCACCGGCTCGAACGATCGCCAGGTCATCCTCACCCCGAAGCCCGGCGGCAGGTTGCCGCTGGTCGAGCTGGACAAGCCGGTCTCCGTGCTCCGCGTCGACGAGAAGGACGGCGGCGTCCACCGCGTCCACGGCCGCGCCTTCGTCCGCGAGCGCGCCGACGACCGCACCTACCGCGTCGGCTCCGGCGGCTTCTGGCAGGTCCACCCGCAGGCCGCCAACACCCTGGTCCGCGCGGTCATGCAGGGGCTGCTGCCCCGCAAGAACGACACGGCCCTCGACCTCTACTGCGGCGTCGGCCTGTTCGCCGGAGCCATCGGCCAGCGCATCGGGGAGAAGGGCGCGGTCCTCGGCATCGAGTCCGGCAAGCGCGCGGTGGAGGACGCCCGCCACAACCTGAAGGACCTCGACCGCGTCCGCATCGAACACGGCAAGGTCGACCAGGTCCTGCCCCGCACGGGCATCACCGAGTGCGACCTGATCGTCCTGGACCCGCCCCGCGCGGGCGCGGGCAAGCAGGTGGTCCAGCACCTGTCGACCCTGGGCGCCCGCAGGATCGCCTACGTGGCCTGCGACCCGGCGGCCCTGGCCCGCGACCTGGCGTACTTCCGGGACGGCGGATACAAGGTACGGACGCTGCGGGCGTTCGACCTGTTTCCGATGACTTCGCACGTTGAGTGCGTGGCGATTTTGGAGCCGGTAGCAAAGGGCGCCTGA